One part of the Aerosakkonema funiforme FACHB-1375 genome encodes these proteins:
- a CDS encoding XRE family transcriptional regulator, which yields MNYEILGQRLRVARERAGMTQTEAAQFIDVTSAALNQYESGKRRVDALSLERLARLYGVPLRFLFGEETVKSDWEEALRLCSKTISASGKAGIGRLIEKVYALEELYKQTDTPFPELPHPPFASLTDSLLKEDGTAVLAAQRARSHYNLGIAPLGDLKSFLQAQGLLVFAIPFGKEENAISGLFFLHPQLGQIIAINQDNADTCRSFILAQGLAYSLYLHDRSATVYRQGDKNYSQIFAERFACYFMIPSEALQERLHALKVKVVSHPIEVVHLSRYFGVSYETMLYRLEQENKITGSQVNLKNVQAAVLARHLGYSPSHYELQQRFPSIEERLPRIFIELAYRAVEEDKLSLRRVAEMLGISDIELEERLYFEDTEDDESEEEGSLVEEEQKLNFITSHL from the coding sequence ATGAACTATGAGATCTTAGGTCAGCGCTTGCGTGTCGCCCGTGAGCGAGCTGGCATGACGCAAACTGAAGCAGCTCAATTTATAGATGTCACTTCGGCGGCTCTGAATCAGTATGAGAGTGGTAAGCGTCGAGTGGATGCTTTGAGCTTGGAGCGTCTGGCTCGGCTTTATGGGGTACCGCTACGATTCCTTTTTGGCGAAGAAACAGTTAAATCAGACTGGGAAGAAGCCTTACGCCTATGTTCCAAAACTATTTCAGCTTCCGGTAAGGCAGGAATTGGACGCTTAATTGAAAAGGTTTATGCTCTAGAGGAACTTTACAAGCAGACAGATACTCCTTTTCCTGAGCTTCCGCATCCACCTTTTGCGTCTCTTACCGATAGCCTTTTAAAGGAAGATGGAACGGCGGTATTGGCAGCTCAAAGAGCCAGAAGCCACTACAATTTAGGGATAGCACCTCTCGGCGATTTAAAAAGCTTCTTACAAGCGCAAGGTTTACTTGTGTTTGCCATTCCCTTTGGCAAAGAAGAAAATGCAATTTCTGGGTTGTTTTTCCTGCATCCGCAACTAGGGCAAATTATCGCGATTAACCAGGATAATGCAGATACTTGCCGCTCGTTCATTTTAGCTCAGGGGTTAGCTTATAGTCTCTACCTACATGACCGCTCGGCCACAGTTTACCGCCAAGGAGATAAGAATTATTCGCAAATTTTTGCAGAAAGATTTGCCTGTTATTTTATGATTCCCTCTGAAGCATTACAAGAGCGTTTGCACGCTTTAAAAGTGAAAGTTGTTAGCCATCCGATAGAAGTCGTCCATCTATCCCGCTACTTTGGAGTCAGCTATGAAACGATGCTATATCGATTGGAACAGGAAAACAAAATAACTGGTTCTCAAGTCAATTTAAAGAACGTACAAGCTGCGGTTTTAGCACGTCATCTTGGTTACAGTCCTTCTCATTATGAGCTTCAGCAGCGTTTTCCTTCAATAGAAGAACGGTTACCTCGAATTTTCATCGAACTTGCCTACCGTGCTGTTGAGGAAGACAAGCTCTCTTTGCGAAGAGTTGCAGAAATGCTCGGTATTAGCGATATAGAATTGGAGGAGCGCCTTTACTTTGAGGATACAGAAGATGATGAGTCTGAGGAGGAAGGATCGCTTGTAGAAGAAGAACAGAAATTGAACTTCATTACTTCTCATCTATAG
- a CDS encoding ATP-binding protein has protein sequence MLILKGALYNISGKVRLRTMLVVPFVLQIVAAVGLVGYLSFRNGQRAIDDLATQLNKEIGVRINQHVADYLDKSYNVLLLIEAGVQSRNLQLDNFPGLRRYFWQVVQKEKVESYIYFGNERGEFVGVERMEDGTAELRLRTTATAPIREIYFLDEFGGKQKLLKSAEYDPRTRPWYEAAKLAGKATWSPIFSSFSRENTSLVVSPVRPIYDSNNRLLGVLSINLSLRRITEFLKSLEISPHGQSFIIERSGELIASSTISQPFIIKGEGKDREIDRIPADNSPNEIVSSTTRYLKEHFGDFAAIDGSQNLKFKIEDSWHYVEVMPIRDGRGIDWLAVVVIPESDFMAQIYANTRHTLLLCSLALLLAIIVGIFTAGWITRPILKVSIASEEIAAGKLEQHIEPSNIIEIEKLTNSFNSMAKQLQDYFAALEKQNEDLKHLDQLKNEFLANTSHELRTPLNGIIGIAESLIDGATGELPQTTQANLNLIVSSGRRLSNLINDILDFSKLRHKNIELQLKAVDLRSITNVILTLSQPLAAHKNLKLINSIPADFPPAEADENRLQQILHNLVGNAIKFTPAGTVEVLAELVPFEKVLASPDRSQIPNPKCKIQITVSDTGIGIPEDKFDRIFESFEQAEGSTARDYGGTGLGLAVTKKLVQLHGGELSVKSKVGEGSQFTFTLPISSIGKVEVSKSITAIKDDRNIELTTSILSQHLEATINTQKQFKVLIVDDEPINRQVLINNLSLYNYAITEASNGQEALAEMENGFIPDLILLDVMMPRMTGYEVAQKIRDRFPAYELPIVMLTAKNQVTDIVEGFESGANDYLSKPIQKKEMLARIKTHISLAKLTSAYGRFVPRNFLKFLEKESIIDVRLGDQVQQQMTVMFSDIRSFTTLSEAMTPQETFNFINSYLSRVSPAIRQHNGFIDKYIGDAIMALFPESANDAVQAAIAMQKEVETYNQDRQKMGYAPIAIGIGLHTGNLMLGTIGESERMETTVIADAVNLASRLEGLTKLYGAGILISHKTLCCLDYYEEQHFRFLDRVTVKGKKSAVAVFEVYEGDEPEQKRLKSQTQARFEVAVFLYYQKQFEEAQQIFQEVLQVNPQDKAAIVYIKRCEHHRLYGVPEGWDGVQAIDEK, from the coding sequence ATGCTCATATTAAAAGGCGCTTTATACAACATCTCCGGAAAAGTTCGTCTGCGAACGATGCTGGTGGTTCCCTTTGTCCTGCAAATCGTTGCTGCTGTAGGCTTAGTCGGCTACCTCTCCTTCCGCAACGGACAGCGAGCGATCGATGACCTGGCAACTCAGTTGAATAAAGAAATTGGTGTCCGCATCAACCAGCACGTTGCTGACTATCTCGATAAATCTTATAACGTTCTGCTACTCATCGAGGCAGGTGTCCAGAGTCGTAATTTACAGCTAGATAACTTTCCTGGATTGCGGCGCTATTTCTGGCAGGTGGTGCAGAAGGAAAAAGTGGAGAGTTATATCTACTTTGGGAACGAACGAGGCGAGTTTGTCGGCGTCGAACGTATGGAAGATGGTACCGCTGAACTCAGACTGCGGACAACTGCTACTGCACCGATTCGCGAGATTTATTTCCTAGACGAATTTGGCGGGAAACAAAAACTATTGAAGTCGGCGGAGTACGATCCCCGCACCCGCCCTTGGTATGAAGCTGCAAAACTTGCTGGCAAAGCTACTTGGAGTCCGATCTTTTCTTCCTTTTCTCGCGAAAATACTTCTCTGGTGGTTTCTCCCGTTCGCCCTATTTACGACTCTAACAATCGGCTTCTGGGGGTTTTATCAATCAATCTCAGTTTGAGGCGAATTACAGAGTTTCTCAAAAGTCTAGAAATCAGTCCTCACGGACAGAGTTTTATTATTGAAAGATCGGGCGAACTAATTGCTAGCTCAACTATTAGCCAGCCGTTTATTATCAAAGGTGAAGGGAAAGACCGGGAGATCGATCGCATCCCCGCAGATAACAGTCCAAATGAGATAGTAAGTTCTACTACTCGCTATTTAAAAGAACATTTCGGTGACTTTGCAGCGATCGATGGCAGTCAAAACCTCAAGTTTAAAATCGAAGATTCATGGCACTACGTTGAGGTCATGCCAATTCGGGATGGACGAGGCATCGATTGGCTAGCCGTGGTAGTTATCCCCGAATCCGACTTTATGGCACAAATTTATGCCAATACCCGACACACCCTTCTGTTATGTAGCCTAGCATTGTTGTTGGCAATTATTGTTGGAATTTTCACCGCAGGGTGGATTACCCGCCCAATCTTAAAAGTCTCTATTGCCTCGGAAGAAATTGCCGCAGGTAAGTTAGAACAGCACATCGAACCTAGCAATATCATCGAAATAGAAAAGCTGACAAATTCATTTAATAGCATGGCAAAGCAACTCCAAGATTACTTTGCTGCTCTAGAAAAGCAAAATGAAGACTTAAAACATCTCGACCAACTCAAAAATGAATTCCTTGCTAACACATCCCACGAACTCCGCACACCCCTCAACGGCATTATCGGGATCGCCGAATCTCTGATTGATGGTGCAACTGGAGAACTCCCACAAACTACACAAGCCAACCTCAATTTAATTGTATCGAGCGGTCGCCGTCTGTCCAATTTAATCAATGATATTCTCGACTTCTCAAAACTCAGACACAAGAATATCGAACTGCAACTCAAAGCTGTAGACTTGCGATCGATTACCAATGTGATTCTTACCCTCAGCCAACCCCTTGCTGCCCACAAAAATTTGAAACTGATCAATTCTATTCCGGCTGACTTTCCCCCAGCAGAAGCTGACGAAAATCGCCTGCAACAAATTTTGCATAACCTTGTCGGCAATGCGATTAAATTTACACCTGCTGGCACAGTGGAAGTTTTAGCAGAATTGGTGCCTTTTGAAAAGGTATTAGCTAGCCCAGATCGATCCCAAATCCCAAATCCCAAATGCAAAATTCAAATTACTGTTTCCGATACCGGGATTGGCATTCCTGAAGATAAATTTGACCGCATATTTGAATCATTTGAACAAGCAGAAGGTTCTACGGCGAGAGACTATGGCGGTACGGGACTGGGATTGGCAGTCACGAAAAAATTGGTGCAATTGCATGGAGGTGAACTTAGCGTTAAGTCTAAAGTGGGAGAAGGTTCGCAATTTACATTTACTTTACCCATTTCCTCCATCGGTAAAGTGGAAGTTTCCAAATCTATTACTGCTATCAAAGACGATCGAAATATAGAGTTAACAACCTCAATACTCAGTCAACATTTAGAAGCGACGATTAATACTCAAAAACAGTTTAAAGTTTTGATCGTCGATGACGAACCGATTAATCGCCAGGTACTAATCAACAATCTTTCTCTGTACAATTACGCGATTACGGAAGCAAGTAACGGACAAGAAGCTTTGGCAGAGATGGAAAATGGCTTTATTCCTGACTTGATTTTACTTGATGTGATGATGCCGCGTATGACGGGATACGAAGTGGCGCAAAAAATACGCGATCGCTTTCCCGCCTACGAACTTCCCATTGTCATGCTCACTGCGAAAAATCAAGTCACGGATATCGTAGAAGGATTTGAATCGGGAGCCAATGATTATTTATCTAAGCCGATTCAAAAAAAAGAAATGTTAGCTCGCATCAAAACCCATATTTCTCTGGCTAAGTTGACTTCAGCTTACGGGCGATTTGTGCCGCGTAATTTTCTGAAGTTTTTGGAGAAAGAAAGTATTATTGATGTTAGATTGGGCGACCAAGTACAGCAACAAATGACGGTAATGTTTTCTGATATCCGCTCATTCACAACTTTATCAGAAGCGATGACGCCACAAGAGACGTTTAATTTCATCAACTCTTATTTAAGTCGAGTCAGTCCGGCGATTCGCCAGCACAACGGCTTTATCGATAAATATATTGGCGATGCAATTATGGCATTATTTCCTGAGTCTGCCAATGATGCTGTACAAGCTGCGATCGCCATGCAAAAAGAAGTAGAAACTTACAACCAAGATCGCCAAAAAATGGGTTACGCACCGATTGCGATCGGCATTGGTTTGCACACAGGCAATTTAATGCTAGGAACGATCGGCGAATCAGAAAGAATGGAAACGACAGTCATTGCCGATGCGGTTAATTTAGCTTCTCGTTTGGAAGGATTAACCAAGCTTTACGGCGCGGGTATTTTAATCAGCCATAAAACTCTTTGTTGTCTGGATTATTATGAAGAACAACACTTCCGATTTTTGGATCGGGTGACAGTAAAAGGGAAAAAATCAGCCGTCGCCGTATTTGAAGTCTATGAGGGAGATGAGCCAGAACAGAAGCGATTAAAGAGTCAAACTCAGGCGCGTTTTGAAGTAGCGGTATTTCTGTACTATCAAAAACAATTTGAAGAAGCGCAACAAATATTTCAGGAAGTTTTACAAGTCAATCCCCAAGATAAAGCGGCGATCGTTTACATAAAGCGATGCGAACATCATCGACTATATGGAGTACCGGAAGGGTGGGATGGAGTGCAAGCTATAGATGAGAAGTAA